The following coding sequences lie in one Arachis hypogaea cultivar Tifrunner chromosome 4, arahy.Tifrunner.gnm2.J5K5, whole genome shotgun sequence genomic window:
- the LOC112797000 gene encoding cold-responsive protein kinase 1, translating into MNLAIRHITMIKNCFGALNWCRGRDDSDTAEKPQEQVIATKQFTYNSLRSATRDFHPSSKLGGGGYGVVHKGVLRDGTPVAIKSLSVESKQGTREFMTEIDMISNIRHPNLVGLVGCCVEGSHRILVYEFLENNSLASSLLGSKSKYVALDWPKRAAICRGTASGLVFLHDEAQPNIVHRDIKASNILLDENFSPKIGDFGLAKLFPDNVTHVSTRVAGTVGYLAPEYALLGQLTKKADVYSFGVLMLEIISGKSSSKAAFGDNLLVLVEWAWKLKEENRLLDMVDPELAEVDEMEVFRFIKVALFCTQAAAQNRPNMKQVMEMLSKEVHINEKALTEPGIYRWHSSGKMGGSLNETPSSQLFKNKKTGMPHENSTNFSSNDVVTEMLPR; encoded by the exons ATGAATTTGGCCATAAGGCATATAACCATGATTAAAAATTGCTTTGGTGCTTTGAATTGGTGTAGAGGGAGAGATGATAGTGATACTGCTGAGAAGCCACAGGAACAAG TCATTGCAACCAAACAATTTACCTATAACTCGTTGCGATCGGCAACCAGAGATTTTCACCCTTCAAGCAAACTTGGTGGAGGAGGTTATGGAGTTGTCCACAAG GGAGTTTTAAGAGATGGTACTCCAGTCGCTATCAAGTCTCTTTCTGTTGAGTCTAAACAAGGAACCCGTGAATTTATGACTGAAATTGATATGATATCGAATATACGGCATCCAAATCTTGTCGGACTAGTTGGCTGCTGTGTCGAGGGTAGTCATCGAATATTGGTGTATGAATTTCTGGAGAACAATAGCCTTGCAAGTTCTTTGCTTG gttcTAAAAGTAAATATGTTGCTCTGGATTGGCCGAAGAGGGCTGCTATTTGCCGCGGTACAGCTTCTGGTTTGGTGTTCCTCCATGATGAGGCTCAGCCAAACATTGTTCACAGAGATATCAAGGCCAGCAACATCCTTCTGGACGAGAACTTCAGCCCGAAAATTGGAGATTTTGGTCTTGCGAAACTTTTTCCTGATAATGTCACCCATGTTAGCACTCGAGTTGCAGGAACGGT GGGATACCTGGCACCGGAATATGCACTTCTAGGACAGCTTACAAAGAAAGCAGATGTATATAGTTTTGGGGTTCTCATGCTTGAAATAATCAGTGGTAAAAGTAGCAGCAAAGCTGCATTTGGAGACAATCTCCTGGTTCTGGTGGAGTGG GCTTGGAAGCTCAAGGAGGAAAATAGGCTTCTGGACATGGTCGATCCGGAACTAGCCGAAGTCGATGAGATGGAGGTTTTCCGGTTCATTAAGGTTGCTCTATTTTGCACTCAGGCTGCCGCTCAGAATCGGCCTAACATGAAGCAAGTGATGGAAATGCTCTCAAAGGAAGTTCATATTAACGAGAAGGCGTTGACTGAGCCTGGAATATACAGATGGCATAGCTCTGGTAAGATGGGTGGTTCTTTGAATGAGACACCATCTTCTCAACTATTCAAGAACAAAAAAACCGGAATGCCGCATGAAAACTCAACCAACTTTAGCAGTAACGACGTCGTGACAGAGATGCTCCCCAGATAA